A region from the Pogoniulus pusillus isolate bPogPus1 chromosome 13, bPogPus1.pri, whole genome shotgun sequence genome encodes:
- the FAM43A gene encoding protein FAM43A has product MLPWKRSKVELVAGEARRQSKPKGYAVSVHYSALTSLARACPESALHRVGSMFRSKRRKFRVTSEDPTYTVLYLGNATTIQSKGEGCTDLAVCKIWSKSEAGRQGTKMKLTISAQGIRMAHAEDKGLRRPGHLYLLHRVTYCVADPRLPRVFAWIYRHELKHKAVMLRCHAVLVSKPEKAKAMALLLYQTSATALAEFRRLKKRDDARHQQQQLVGEQSIPLVPLRKLLNGQCCYKPPVERSRSAPKLGSITEDLLGEEQEERAMHCDCEDILEALGEPEGELMRAGAGSGESPELGQLLRDLGELSLGNDLRSLRADLRVRRLLSGESTGSESSLESNGPDGAAPPCNGAEQPSPGDPETG; this is encoded by the coding sequence ATGCTGCCCTGGAAGCGGAGCAAGGTGGAGCTGGTGGCGGGTGAGGCGCGGCGGCAGAGCAAGCCCAAGGGGTACGCGGTCAGCGTGCACTACTCGGCGCTCACTTCGCTAGCCCGCGCCTGCCCCGAGAGCGCCCTGCACCGCGTGGGCAGCATGTTCCGCTCCAAGCGGCGGAAATTCCGCGTCACCAGCGAGGACCCCACGTACACCGTGCTCTACCTGGGCAACGCCACCACCATCCAGTCTAAGGGCGAGGGCTGCACGGACCTGGCCGTCTGCAAGATCTGGAGCAAGAGCGAGGCGGGCCGGCAAGGCACCAAGATGAAGCTGACCATAAGCGCGCAGGGCATCCGCATGGCACACGCCGAGGACAAGGGGCTGCGCCGGCCGGGCCACCTCTACCTGCTGCACCGGGTCACCTACTGCGTGGCCGACCCGCGCCTGCCGCGCGTCTTCGCCTGGATCTACCGCCACGAGCTGAAGCACAAGGCGGTGATGCTGCGCTGCCACGCCGTTCTGGTCTCCAAGCCCGAGAAGGCGAAAGCCATGGCCCTGCTGCTCTACCAGACCTCAGCCACAGCACTGGCTGAGTTTCGCCGACTGAAGAAGCGGGACGACGCGCGGCATCAGCAGCAACAGCTGGTGGGTGAGCAGAGCATCCCGCTGGTGCCGCTGCGCAAGCTGCTCAACGGGCAGTGCTGCTACAAGCCCCCCGTAGAGCGGAGCCGCAGCGCACCCAAGCTGGGCTCCATCACGGAGGACCTGCTGggcgaggagcaggaggagcggGCCATGCACTGCGACTGCGAGGACATTCTGGAGGCTCTGGGCGAGCCCGAGGGCGAGCTGATGCGCGCCGGTGCCGGCAGCGGCGAGAGCCcggagctgggccagctcctcCGCGACCTGGGCGAGCTCAGCCTGGGCAACGACCTGCGCTCGCTGCGCGCCGACCTCCGCGTCCGCCGGCTGCTCTCCGGCGAGAGCACGGGCAGTGAGTCCTCCTTGGAGAGCAACGGCCCGGACGGCGCCGCCCCGCCCTGCAACGGCGCCGAGCAGCCGTCCCCCGGCGACCCCGAGACCGGCTGA